AGGACCTCGGTGTCGAGCACGTCCCCCACCGGCCGCCCGGTGGCGTCGGCGGCGAGGAACGGCACCACCAGGACCGCGCCCACGCACCACACCGCACCGGCCCAGCTGGCCGCGCGGACCGCGGCGTAGCCGTCCGCGGCCAGCGCACCCGAGCGCTGCGCGGGGATGCCGAACGCGGCGAGCAGCAGCGACCCGATGCACACGACCGCACCGACTTCCGCGACCACCCGCACCACCGGCAGCCCGTACTGGGTGAGCGGTCCGGGGTCCGGCAGCCCCAGGAGCGCGTAGGAGGCGCCCGCGGAGAGCGCGGTCAGCGCGGCGGCGACGAGGGCGGCCAACACGGCGGCGGTGACGATCAGCACACCCACGGAGCTGGACGGACGCCGTTCCGGTGCGTTTTCCTGAGCGGTCTCGGATGGCACACACCGAGCGTAACCGTCGAGGCGGTTCGTCCCTTCGCAGGATGCCTCGCCGGCTGGTGATCTGTGCCGCGGTGGACCGCTACGGTAACGCCGTGATCGCTGTTCGCCGCAGTGCGCCGCTGCTGCTCCTGTGCGCCGTCACCGCCTGCTCGACGCCGGTGCCCGGCGAGCCGGTCCCGGCCGTCGGGTTCCAGGAGCCGCCGACGAGAGCCACCGCGGTCGGGCAGCACTCGCTCCCCGCCAGCGTCGACCCGTGCACGCTGCTGACCCCCGAGGACCTGGTGGCGCTCGGCGGCACCGCGGGGCCGCCCCGCCCGGACCAGCCGATGCCGGGGGTGTGCAGCTACCCGCTGACCAGCGCGCCGGCGAACGCCGCGGCGGTGGGCCTCTACCACCCGCTCGAGGTGGTCGCGGCACGCCAGCCGGGCGGGGTGGCGGTGGAGGTCGAGGGCAGATCGGCCTGGCTGTACTGCGAGCTGGTCGACGGGCACCAGACCTGCACCGC
This region of Saccharopolyspora hordei genomic DNA includes:
- a CDS encoding DUF3558 family protein; the encoded protein is MIAVRRSAPLLLLCAVTACSTPVPGEPVPAVGFQEPPTRATAVGQHSLPASVDPCTLLTPEDLVALGGTAGPPRPDQPMPGVCSYPLTSAPANAAAVGLYHPLEVVAARQPGGVAVEVEGRSAWLYCELVDGHQTCTATTALAPDRSLLTMLTVEGASAADTTDHLFGLTTAALHRLTSR